The segment TCCAATTGTGAAGGGATGACTTTTGCTACCGGGGTGGCTGCCGCCGGGCACGGACACGTAATAGCGCCCTTTTTCTGTAAAGCTTGAGAAATCGCCGCGCCAGGCCTTGTCGCCACTCTGGCCGTGCGTGGCGCCTCCGTTCCATGCGGTGACTGTACCGCTGTGGACGACAACGTCGGAGTCAGCGCGGCGAACCTCAAACGCTGCACCCGGGGTGAAAGACGAGGGTGCGTTCTGGCCGGTTTGCGCCTGTGAAAACACGACTACTTTCGGGTCAGAAGGGCGGTATCCGATCTGATTTACGAAAAGGTTAGGCGTGGCAGAATAGAGGGCGGCCTGGAAGACGCCTAGCGTCAAAGCCCAGCGGGTGGGGCCAAATGGCCGGGGGAGGGGTACCGTCGACATGAGGGAGGCGCAAAACAAGACGCTTGGCGCAGTATAAGGTTCGGCGCATCGCAAACTTTCGCCAGTGACGGGCCTACTCACACGTGAGAACCTCGGCGCCCGGACGCCTTTTTATCACGCTTCCGTACTTGCCTCCCCTCGTTACCTTCCTACTTCCTCGCTGGCGGCGCAGATGGCAGAGGCGTGGGAAATCTCGGCCACCACCTGCACCCAGCGATTCCTGCCGTCGTGCTGTTCGAGGATGTGTTCCTGTCCGGTGAGGATAAGTTGCAGGCGCTCGGTGGGCGTGTTGCTTGTCCTCTTGTCCCAGTTGAAGCCGCGCATCATGTCGCAGGCGATGCCGTGTTTCTCCAGCATCACGGCGATGGCTTGGGCGGTGTCGAAGATCTGGTTCCCTAGACCGCCGTTCTCGGTGAAGGTGATGAGCGCCTTCTTGAGCTGATCGGCGAGGCCGAGGTAATCCACCACCAGAGTGCCGGGCTTGTCGCGGAATACGCGGTTCACCCGGGTGTTTGCACGCATCGGCTTGCCGGTGTACACCGTGTGCAGGCAGGGCCTGCGTCAAAGCTGGTCAGTTACATTGTGCTAACGATCATAAAGTTGAATGAGTTATCGCGCTCTACGCGCCTAATGCGCTGGCTAACTCATCACTTCGACCAATCACCGGCTTGGTGTAGCTCCCTTTGATGTTGGTCAGGTGCTTGTCCTCTGAGACGAGGTAATCGGCTTTGCCGTCAATCGCACAGAGCAAAACCACCTCGTCATCGGGATCAGCTGGAGGAACCGGCGCAGCCTTGGAAACAATCTTCACCGGGCTGAAGGCACCCATGAGGTAGGTGATCATCTTCAACGCTCGTTCTCTTGGGTGCCCAAGATCCACGAGTTTCTCCAGATATTCGCCTACGATTTTCCCGCTGTAGAGTCCAGTGTGTGACTCCGCGACTCGGATCAAAACGCGGCGATACGGGTTCCCATCTGGTACGGGAACTCCGTGGTCAAGCCAGCCGGTTCCCGCTCCGACCACTTCGTTCGTGTCCAAGACCACGCGATAATTTTGCTTCTGCATGATTTTACTCAGCCCCCCCTTGATTCCAGCAGTTCCTTGAGCGCACGGGCGAAGTCAGCCTGTGTCCATCCAAGTGACCGGAGACGCCCGACTTCTCCCTCCGCTTGTGCTTGCAACTCAGTCGCGACAGCGCTGATTCGTTCCTTCCGTGCGGCCACGAGTTTCCTAATCTCCTCGCCTAACCGCTGCGGCTCGCGACAGACCAGGAAATCCCATTCACCGAGCCGGCCCCAGTGATTCACCGCCGATACCCAGCGTTTTGCTGCTTGGTGTTTCGCGTCCGTATCCTCGTGTTGTTTCCCTTTGATTTCGGTTACGAGGTTCACCGAGTTGCGCAGCCGAACGATGAAGTCCGGCTCATAGACGTGCGGGTTGCCGTAAAGCTCGTAGGGGATGTTGAATTCCAATCGGTCGTTCCGCGCGTAGCAGCAAACCACGCCCTCCTTCGCCAGCATTTCGAGCTGGAACGTCGCTGCTTGCTCCCACGAGCCCGTATCGCATGCGACAAAGTTCAGGTGGCTCGCACCCGTGATTTGCACTGGCTTCACGGTCTTGAAGCGAACCCGCTCCGTACTGTCGATGGGCCGGGAGCGGTTCAATCGCGGTAGGAGCGGAGCCTCGCCTTTGCCGTCGTCCGGCGTAATGGCGGCGATGAGCAGGCCGATGATGCGCTGGGCGTAGGTCTGCAATCCCACCTCGCACGGATTTAATCCGTTCAACTCCACCCGGTCACGCACGTAGCTCTGCACGATGCGGAGCACCTGCGGGAAAAGCGTGCTCCGGCTCCCGCGGCGCAAGCTCTCCTTGCCCGGATGTGCAGCATCTGTGAGCGCCCGCACAATCTCCCTCGTGATTTCAAACTCGATGGTCTGCGGATGGACCGAGTCGTAGTATTCCTGCCGGTTTACCAAATCGAAGCCGAAGCCGCCGTGCGCGCTCGCGTGGCCGATTTGATAGCCGACCTGCGGACGCACAAAGGCGTCGGTTGGCGTAGTCCAAGGATCGAGCTTCGTCTTCTCAACCTTTGTGACATCCGCCGTCACCAGATTGCGCTGCAACGAAACGACGTAGCCCTCGACCACCGGGAAACGAATCTCGAACGCCTTCCGTTCTGGTAGTGCCATGACCTCGTGTTTGGGACGATCTTCCGGCGGCGCAGTGCCTCCCGGTTCGCGGCCTTTGAAAGGAATGAGCGAGAACGGCACCCCGAAGATGTCCACGTATTCCGCTGTTAAGAGGCCGGTATTTGGGTCGGGCGTGTAGTCCATCCGCCGCAATCCACGACCCACCACCTGCTCGCAGAGCAACTGGCTGTGAAACGCCCGCAACCCGAGGATGTGCGTCACGTTGTTCGCGTCCCACCCTTCGCTGAGCATGTTCACGCTCACGACACACCTGATGTGTTCACCGGCCTCACCGATGCGGCCCACGCTCGAAACGATCTTCCGTAGTTCCTCCGCCGCTTCCTTCTTTGTCGCGTTGGGGTCTTCGCTTTCGGCGGCGGCGAGGAGCTTGGAGTCGATGCGCAGCGTTACTTCGGAACCTTGGCGATTCCACAGCTCAGGGAAGCCCGAAAGACCCGCGCCGTAGTGCTTCTTGGCCTTTTCCTTTTTCTTCCGACGTTTCGGAGTCTCGTCCTCGTCCTCGTCTTCATCCGGCTCATCGACCTCGATGAGTTCCTCGCCGGAGATCGCGCGATAAAAATCCTTAGCGATTTCCGTGTTGTCGCAGACCACAATCATCACTGGCGGCGTGCGGTCTTGTCCGGGTGCCGATGTCGTGACTTGTTCCAGTTTCTGCTTCCATTGTCCCGCCAGCGTGAGCAGCGCATCCTCGGCTTTCCGATAAACCACCGCAGGCTTCGGCTTGCCGCCAGTGAGCTTCTCGCCGGGCTTCAGGTCGCGGGTGATATGGTCCCACAGCCTGAAATATTTCGGGTCAGGCCGCCCTGTGTTGTCGATGGCTGGCAGACGCGGAATCTTCGTGATGCCGCTCTCGATGGCATCCACCAGTGAGAAATCACTGACGATCCATGGGAAAGGTGAGCCTTCCGGGTAGCCGCTGCCATGTAGATAAAATGGCGTCGCCGACAAATCCACGCAAATGCCGATGCCGCACGCGGCGTTGATTTTATCCATCCCGCTCACCCATACCGTCGCTTCTTCGCGGTCGGCCTTTTCCTCGGCGGTCAACGTCGCACCTTCAAGGACGGGCGCAGGCCGGTAGGCATGATGTCCTTCGTCGTTCAGCACCATCAGCGGTTCGTCGTCCCACAAATCACCCAATCGGTTCCGTGCAAAGGCCTCATTGCTTTCCGGCCCCAGCTTCACGATGGGCGCTCCGCCCACGTTCTGCACCTCCGCCTCCGGTGTCAGCCAATGCCAGTTCGTCACCAGCACCTTACCCTTCGCCAACTCGGTTCGAAGCGTTGAGGGCACGATGTCGAACTTCTCGTAATAGTTGTCCGGGTCGCCGGGTCGCAGGACGTTCAGGCGCTCTTTGATCGTGAGATTCGGGCAAAGGACTAACGTCCGGCGCGGAAAACGCGGGTCAGCCGGTTTCGTGCCGCGATTGCAGAACGCCCACGCGATGAGCATGGACATGACCACCGTCTTGCCGCTGCCAGTCGCCATCTTGCAGGCATAGCGGTGAATCGCCTTTACGCCCGCCTCGTTCGGGATGTCTGCCAGCTTCGGATGCTGCGCCACCCGCGACACCCATTCGTTCGGGCGTGGGTTCTTCCCTTGACCGAGCGTGTTGAAATCCTCCAGCGTCAGCTTAGGTGTCCATCGCGGCTTTTTGCCGAGAGCCAGAATCTCCCGCAGGTAAATGATCGTTTCCACCGCTTCGACCTGGCAGAAGAATAACCGTCGACCGCGATCCTCGCGCCACCAGTGGCGCAGCAGCTTCTTCGTTGTCTCGCTGGCATTCTCCCAGCCCCCTTCACGCCACCGCCGCACGTCATCTCGCAGTGCGTTCACCAACGGCAGGTCGTCACGTTCTTCCTCAGCCAGCAGCGACATCTGCGCACTGCCGGTGCGCTCAGACTTGAACCAGTAACTCGCCGGGCGACGTCCGGGCGTCTTCGACGGAATGCCGGTCTTCGTGTCGTAAAGCCAATGCTGGTCCGGCTCCTTGTAGGGCGAGCAAAGAATCGGGTTCTCAACCGGCTGAATGGGAATCTGTTCTTCAGGCATAGGATTCATCGGTTCAGTTGATAGTGAGAACTCGGAGTCCCTCGTTGCCGCGAGGATCAATCACCTTAACGGCCACGCGCCATGTCTCGCCTTTGCCCAGCCGCTCCGGGCGCGGGAAGGGCAGGCTCGTCAACCCGCTCAGCGCGTCGAAGGCATCTTCCTCGATCACATCCGCGTCGCCGAGCGCCTTGGCCAGCTTCGCCCACTTGCTCTTGTCAGGGAAGAAAGCCTGGCAAATGCAGAACGTCCGCCCGTCGTAATCCGTATCGAGGAACCACGCGGCAATGCGCGCCTTGTCCGTCGGGAAAAGCGTGTTGCTCACTGGGTCATAGACATCCATGCCTTCGACCTCGACGGTGAACTCTCCGTCCGCTTGCTTCGTTGGTCCTTTCACGCGCGGGGCGCTGAAGACGGTGAAAAGCTGGCTGCCAGGCTGCGTCTTGAGTAGGTCGCCCATCGCCACGTCCGGGCGGATGAGCGCCATGTGCAGCCGCAGCTTAGGATGGCTGCCGCTCTCGATGGCATCCTGCGCCGTCGCGTCAAAGCCGAATCCGGCGAAGACCACATCGTCGTAGCCTTTGCGGTTCGCGTCGCGGATCACGTCTTCCACCTGCATGGACGACACGTTGCCGACGGCCGGGCCGACACTCACCGCCACGCGGCGCTCCTTCTGGTCACCGTTCATCCATTCGCCTTCGGCGTGGATGAGCGACGCCCCGGCCAACGGATCGAGTCGACCAAACTTCATGTTTCGCGCTGGAGTCTCTCGCGTAGCCGGGAAATCCACCCCGCTCGCCTTGAGCAGGCGGATGATCGTGTCGAGATGCGCCACGGCGTTCTGCACCGCCGCGTCGCCGTCGAAGGTCTCCAATTCGTCCGGCGCTCCGCCGATGGGCGTGTCCGGGCCGTCTTCCACGGAGATGACGCCTTCCATCGAGAACGGGCCGCTCACGCGCACTACGCCCTTCACTGGTTCGGGCTTGTCCACCAGTTCCTCCATCTCGGCGTTGGCGGAAATGCAGGCGTTCACCTCATCCATCTTCGCCCGCCAAGCGGCGCGGTAGGCGGTCAGCGCGTCCGCCACCGGTTTCGGCCAGTCGGCATCGGTGTCGAAAGGCACCTCCCATTCCTTCCAGTCGCCTTTGGGAATCGCGGCGCGATAAGCCTCCGCCTGCTTCGGCGTCACGCCCTTGAGGGGCTTCTTCGCCGGAAAGGAGCGGATCAACACCGCCTGCGTGTCCGGCAGCAGCCAGCGGCGCGTGTCGGCGTCCGTCACGGCGTTCGCGCCGGATTCGCGATGCTTGTGGATCAGTTTCTCCACTAGCTTCTCTTTGAGCGCCGTGCTTACCTTGGCGACTTCGCGGTTCAGCTTGGCCAGCGTTTCCGTGAGGATCGGCTCATGCTTGGCAAAAATGGGATCGAGCGAGGTGTTGCGCGAGATACTACTGAGCTTGATGTGGGGCACCGTCTTGCACGCAAAGGTGGCCTTGCCGGCGACCTTGCCCGACGGATCGGCCAACCACGTCCCGTGTGGATTGCGCGTCACGTCCTCCGCGCTCAGCGGTCGAAGTTGGTGGTAATCGAACTTCGCCGTCATCAACCGGTGCTTGGCCAGCGACAGCGCCACGCGGCTGGAATCGCAGGTGATCCAGCGCCGGCCCCACTGCTCTGCAACAAACGCCGTCGTGCCGCTCCCGCACGTCGGGTCCAGCACAAGGTCGCCTGGGTCAGTGGACATGAGCAAGCAGCGCTCAATAACGCGGTGGGATGTTTGAACAACATAGACGCGATCGAGCGCACCGCGAACGTCCATCCAAACGCTGTTAATCTCCGTTACCCGGAAATCCTTCATGTAGCGTCGGAATATTCGATGACCGTCTCGCACCTCGATCCGGCCTGCATTACACAGACGAATCATTCCCTCGATGCTTGTCTTCCAGTTCTTGTCGTTAGAGATTTTGAATGTGAATCCCTTCCAATCAAATGGGACGCTTGTGTTCTGCCGAAATCCGTCTGAAACAACAGAGGCCGTGGAATAAACTGTCCCTCCTTTAGGAATTTCGGCCGCGCCACTCAATTCATCTTCCGTAAGAGCCCGAGAAGATCCATCAAGCATTTCGATGTTGGTGTATTCCGTTGTTCCGCCTCCCGCTAATTCTTTCTCCGTGTAAAGCTGCCGATATTTCATCTTCGTTCGGTCTTTTGCATACCAGAGTATGAAATCGACAGTAGTACTGAGGGTGTCTGCTGTAGCTCCACCGGTCTTCCTGAAAGCGATTATGCAGGCCTGATTCTCTGCGCCGAAAACCTCATCCAGAAGGGAGGTGACGCGATGCAGATTTTCATCGCTGATCTGCACAAAAATGCTGCCGGAGTCGGCGAGGAGTTCTTTCGCCATTTGCAGGCGGTCGCGCAGGTAAGCGAGGTAGGAGTGGATACCGAGCGTCCAGGTGTCGCGGTAGGCTTTGACCATCTCCGGCTCGCGGGTGAGGTCCTGCTCGCGGTCCTTCACATCGCGCTGGCCGAGCTGCGGCTGGAAGTTCGAGGCGAATTTAATGCCATAGGGTGGGTCGAGGTAAATCATCTGCACCTTGCCCGCGAGGTCTTCGCGCCGGGCAAGGCTGGCCATCACCTGGAGCGAATCGCCGAGGATCATGCGATTCGCCCAGTCTACGTCGTGCTGATAGAACTGCACAGCCTTAGCGTAGTCGTGCTGTGGATCGGCAAAGAGGTCGCGCTGGACATCCTCCCGCGCCAACACTCGCAGGACGGCCTGGGTGGAGACGCGCTCGTGCATGTGCAGGGCGACGGGCTCAACCTCGAACCACGGTTTTTCCCGCTTTCCACTCCACTCGAGCCACGGTTCGTGGCGGCGCAGAGCGGCGGCCAGGGTGCGCGCCTCCTCGTCCGTCAGCGCCCGCTTGCGCGCAATCGCCAGCAATTCCGGCAACCTGTCTGCCTCCGCCGCATCCGTGGCCGAGCGGAGACTCGGCGGCAGGTGCGGATTGTATTCGTAGCGGATGCGAGGCGCTTCCTGAAGCACACCTTGAGCTTCCAGCCCGGCAGGCGGGATGTTCTTCCGTTTGGCGGGATACTTGATCGAGGCGATGGGATCACCGGCATTCGACGCAGCGGGTGAGTCAGACTTTTTCTTGCGGGGCATAGAATAAGATCAGTCAATGGTTTCGGCGGCATAGATCGCCGTAGGGGTATTGGCCTGAGCGCGGACGACCGACCAGTAAAACGGTGTGTCGCGCCAGCCCTTCTCCACAGCGCCGTCGTGCCGTAGCAGGAAGAGAATGGGATGGTGGATGGCGTGTGTCTTTGCGAGTTGACCTTCGGTCTTTGGCGAGGAGGAAGCCGGCCATGCCCTGCGGGGCGAGGTGGTGGCTGAAGTGCTGCAGTCAGGCGAAGTTGGCGTTCCCCTTCGGCGGGACGCCGGATTGACGCCGCTGCTGGGCTGTACCCTGCGGCTCAACCTGCGGTTGCTCTTTCTCCGTTGCTGCTCCGCGCCAGCGCACTTCTTCGTCATTGCGGAACCGGTCAGAGTCGTTGAAGAGCGGGTTGAGAGGACGTCGTCGGCGCGGAGGTCGGGTGCTGGACGCTGATGAAGGTGTAGGCGTGTTCCTTGCCGATGGCAGCCTCGAAACCATGTTGCGCTGTGGAACTAGGATAGAATGAGTAACTCCGCTCTCGTGCCATAACTATCCAATTTTGAATAAGATTGTGCGCGCTATCGCAAGCGTCTTGATCGTTGCCAATCGACCCATCGCAAAAAAAGCCGCCCCTGCTGGCGGCTCCTGATGAGAAGCGAAGGCTGCCATCAATCAAACTCTATCTCGCGAGGTGGCTGCTTCCGCGGGCGCTCAGCGGGTCCAGGGGAGGACGGTCGCTTGCTGCTGACCCGAGTCGTTGCCTCCGTGCCGTCCCTCGGACGCACATACCGGAACTCGCCCATGGGGCTGTTTGGGTTTTGAATCGTAAGGGGTGCCCGGCAAGGTCTGATTCGGCGCACTCAGCACATCGTCCACAAACTGCTGTGGGGAGACATGGAGCGGGTCGAGGGACTTCACTGGACTGAGTTTGAGTTGGAGGCTTTTGACCTCAGGAGTTACCTGCTGTCCGGAGAGGACGAACGGGTAATCCGACGCTAATAGAGAAGATGCGCTCTTCTTAATGGCGGGCTGAACGTGGCCAACGATGAATATACTCATGGTTTGAATAATCCCCGATGGGGAAAGTGTGATGGACGTGCTCACAGCGGCACCTCCGGTGACTCGACGTCTTCGCCGAGCAATTTGCGCTTCGCGTCGTCGAGCGCCTGCAGCGCCGCCTGCTGGTGCGCTCGCTCCTGCGCAGGCACACCCAAGGCGTAGGTGCTCTTGAAGGGCGCGAGGTCGTCGCCGATGGCCTCCTCCGCGCCTACGTCGAGCGCACGGGCCAAGGCGACATCGAGCGGAATCGCCTCGGCTCCATATCGCGCGCGAAACTTGGCGACATTGCTCTCGAAGTTCCGAACCTTGTCCGCCCCAATCTGCGCACCTGCTCGCAACTGTCGGTCGACGCCCACCGTCCACGGCCCTGCAAGGTGAAGTCCCGGGTCGCCGATGCGACCGCCCTGGCCATCCTGCCTCGATACAACTAGGTCGAAGTGCAGGTCGTCGGTGTCGGCGTGGAACGAATACCCAAGCAGGTGGCGCTTCCCGCTGAGGAGAGAGAAGGCCGCGTCAAGCAAACCGTCTCGCGTCGCACCGAGGGCACTGCTCGAAGACAAGCCGCATGCGAGCCGTGAGAAGACCCAATCGGACAGCCTCCAGCGACGTGGGCGTCTTCCTCGTTATCTCCGCAGGCTTTCCAGCGCGGTGTTTGTGCTGAGTGAACCACGACAACTCGCGACTCTTCGCCTCCAGGTAGTTTGCGAACTCCTCGGAGCCTTCGCATGACCGCCAGTTTTCGCCATCGAAGATGACCTAACGCGACTCGAGGCTAAAAGACGCGAAGGGCCGCACCGGAGAGGGCGAAGGCGGTGTTGGCACCCGAACCGTCGTTGATTCCCCGCGAGCCTCGGCAGCCGCCTTGTCCGCGATGTGCGATGCCGAGCGAGCCGCGGGGTGGCGGATCTGGCTTCGAGAACGAGGGCGGGAAAAGGTGCTCATCCCTTGGTATAAGGGATAAAAATCACTTTGTAGGGGTTACCCGTGAGATTTTGAAAAAAGTTTGGAGGCACGGTGGATGGCGGAAACAATCGTCGAACGCGGTCAAGGACGCTGCGAAACGCCCCCTGAATTTACTCGCCCCTCTTGCGTCGACTGATACAAGAGTTTTTGTTTAGAACGAGTATCGCGCCATGAACACGGACATCCAGTTTGGCAAAGGGGCCTACACGCTCAAGGAGCTGGCCTTATTTGCACGCTTGAATCCCCAGACCGCTCACCGCTGGTTCCTGGGGGCCGAGGCTGGCCGTGCTGTGATTCCGGAGGGCGAGAAGGTTCGATTCTTTTCCTTCTTGGACTTTGTTCAGGCGCTGGCCGTCCGCGAGCTGAGGGTGAAACACGATGTGAGTTTGCCGAAAATTCGCGAGGCTTTGGACTATGCGAAGTCCGCTTTCGGCATGGCCTATCCTTTGGCTCAAAAAAGCTCGATGTTCCTCTGTGGTGGCAAGCTTCTCATTCAGCCGCCTGATAGAGATAATCCGGTGCAAGCGACAGGAAAGGCCAAAGGCCAACATGAGTTTCGCAAGATCCTTGCGCCCTATTTGACGGCCGTTTCTTTCGATCCCGAGACCGGCTATGCGGAGCGGTATACTGCCTACACGCACAAGAACGAGAATATCGTCATCGATCCTACGGTGCAGTTTGGTCAGCCAGTCGTCGAGGGAACCAGTTTAACGGCTGCTCGTCTTGCTGCGGCCATCGAGGAGGAGGGAAGCGTTGAGGCGGCGGCTGAGGCGATGGGAGTCACGACGGATCAAGTGACCGCTGCCTGGCAGTACGTCGACACGCTCCTCGCGGCGTGATGAAGGTCTTGTTCGACGAGAACACGGGTGGCCGTTTCGTCGGGATTTTTCGGGAGGTGATTTCTCTGAACAAGAAGGAATCTTTTGAAATCGCGCACACCGTCGAAAAGTTCGGCCGAGGAGCCAAGGACGCAGATTGGATTCCCAAGCTAAAAGGCGAGGACTGGGTGGTGATTTCCGATGATCGTGGGAGGAACTCGGCTGCTGGCGACCGTCTTCCTCAAATCTGCGAATCACTTGGCATCACGTTGATTTCCGTCAACTCAACCATCTTCAAGCATGGCGGGCAGGCGGAGAAGATGCGCGGGCTTAATTCGGTTTGGCCAGAGATTGTGGAGACAGTCGCCAAGAAACCTGGCTCACGGTGGCTCCTCAAGTATGCGGGGTCGTCGAAGAGCACCTTCAAACTGGAATGCAAGTTTGACCCAGGCGCAGCGCAAGCGGTTGCCCCTGTGATCCCCGTTCCTCTTTTGCGAATCGAGCCATTCTAGTGCGGCAGAGGTCGTAGCTGGGGATTTGAAATCTTCTTTCTCG is part of the Opitutaceae bacterium genome and harbors:
- a CDS encoding DUF3387 domain-containing protein, producing MRANTRVNRVFRDKPGTLVVDYLGLADQLKKALITFTENGGLGNQIFDTAQAIAVMLEKHGIACDMMRGFNWDKRTSNTPTERLQLILTGQEHILEQHDGRNRWVQVVAEISHASAICAASEEVGR
- a CDS encoding PIN domain-containing protein; the encoded protein is MQKQNYRVVLDTNEVVGAGTGWLDHGVPVPDGNPYRRVLIRVAESHTGLYSGKIVGEYLEKLVDLGHPRERALKMITYLMGAFSPVKIVSKAAPVPPADPDDEVVLLCAIDGKADYLVSEDKHLTNIKGSYTKPVIGRSDELASALGA
- a CDS encoding DEAD/DEAH box helicase family protein — protein: MPEEQIPIQPVENPILCSPYKEPDQHWLYDTKTGIPSKTPGRRPASYWFKSERTGSAQMSLLAEEERDDLPLVNALRDDVRRWREGGWENASETTKKLLRHWWREDRGRRLFFCQVEAVETIIYLREILALGKKPRWTPKLTLEDFNTLGQGKNPRPNEWVSRVAQHPKLADIPNEAGVKAIHRYACKMATGSGKTVVMSMLIAWAFCNRGTKPADPRFPRRTLVLCPNLTIKERLNVLRPGDPDNYYEKFDIVPSTLRTELAKGKVLVTNWHWLTPEAEVQNVGGAPIVKLGPESNEAFARNRLGDLWDDEPLMVLNDEGHHAYRPAPVLEGATLTAEEKADREEATVWVSGMDKINAACGIGICVDLSATPFYLHGSGYPEGSPFPWIVSDFSLVDAIESGITKIPRLPAIDNTGRPDPKYFRLWDHITRDLKPGEKLTGGKPKPAVVYRKAEDALLTLAGQWKQKLEQVTTSAPGQDRTPPVMIVVCDNTEIAKDFYRAISGEELIEVDEPDEDEDEDETPKRRKKKEKAKKHYGAGLSGFPELWNRQGSEVTLRIDSKLLAAAESEDPNATKKEAAEELRKIVSSVGRIGEAGEHIRCVVSVNMLSEGWDANNVTHILGLRAFHSQLLCEQVVGRGLRRMDYTPDPNTGLLTAEYVDIFGVPFSLIPFKGREPGGTAPPEDRPKHEVMALPERKAFEIRFPVVEGYVVSLQRNLVTADVTKVEKTKLDPWTTPTDAFVRPQVGYQIGHASAHGGFGFDLVNRQEYYDSVHPQTIEFEITREIVRALTDAAHPGKESLRRGSRSTLFPQVLRIVQSYVRDRVELNGLNPCEVGLQTYAQRIIGLLIAAITPDDGKGEAPLLPRLNRSRPIDSTERVRFKTVKPVQITGASHLNFVACDTGSWEQAATFQLEMLAKEGVVCCYARNDRLEFNIPYELYGNPHVYEPDFIVRLRNSVNLVTEIKGKQHEDTDAKHQAAKRWVSAVNHWGRLGEWDFLVCREPQRLGEEIRKLVAARKERISAVATELQAQAEGEVGRLRSLGWTQADFARALKELLESRGG
- a CDS encoding site-specific DNA-methyltransferase, giving the protein MPRKKKSDSPAASNAGDPIASIKYPAKRKNIPPAGLEAQGVLQEAPRIRYEYNPHLPPSLRSATDAAEADRLPELLAIARKRALTDEEARTLAAALRRHEPWLEWSGKREKPWFEVEPVALHMHERVSTQAVLRVLAREDVQRDLFADPQHDYAKAVQFYQHDVDWANRMILGDSLQVMASLARREDLAGKVQMIYLDPPYGIKFASNFQPQLGQRDVKDREQDLTREPEMVKAYRDTWTLGIHSYLAYLRDRLQMAKELLADSGSIFVQISDENLHRVTSLLDEVFGAENQACIIAFRKTGGATADTLSTTVDFILWYAKDRTKMKYRQLYTEKELAGGGTTEYTNIEMLDGSSRALTEDELSGAAEIPKGGTVYSTASVVSDGFRQNTSVPFDWKGFTFKISNDKNWKTSIEGMIRLCNAGRIEVRDGHRIFRRYMKDFRVTEINSVWMDVRGALDRVYVVQTSHRVIERCLLMSTDPGDLVLDPTCGSGTTAFVAEQWGRRWITCDSSRVALSLAKHRLMTAKFDYHQLRPLSAEDVTRNPHGTWLADPSGKVAGKATFACKTVPHIKLSSISRNTSLDPIFAKHEPILTETLAKLNREVAKVSTALKEKLVEKLIHKHRESGANAVTDADTRRWLLPDTQAVLIRSFPAKKPLKGVTPKQAEAYRAAIPKGDWKEWEVPFDTDADWPKPVADALTAYRAAWRAKMDEVNACISANAEMEELVDKPEPVKGVVRVSGPFSMEGVISVEDGPDTPIGGAPDELETFDGDAAVQNAVAHLDTIIRLLKASGVDFPATRETPARNMKFGRLDPLAGASLIHAEGEWMNGDQKERRVAVSVGPAVGNVSSMQVEDVIRDANRKGYDDVVFAGFGFDATAQDAIESGSHPKLRLHMALIRPDVAMGDLLKTQPGSQLFTVFSAPRVKGPTKQADGEFTVEVEGMDVYDPVSNTLFPTDKARIAAWFLDTDYDGRTFCICQAFFPDKSKWAKLAKALGDADVIEEDAFDALSGLTSLPFPRPERLGKGETWRVAVKVIDPRGNEGLRVLTIN
- a CDS encoding DUF433 domain-containing protein, with product MNTDIQFGKGAYTLKELALFARLNPQTAHRWFLGAEAGRAVIPEGEKVRFFSFLDFVQALAVRELRVKHDVSLPKIREALDYAKSAFGMAYPLAQKSSMFLCGGKLLIQPPDRDNPVQATGKAKGQHEFRKILAPYLTAVSFDPETGYAERYTAYTHKNENIVIDPTVQFGQPVVEGTSLTAARLAAAIEEEGSVEAAAEAMGVTTDQVTAAWQYVDTLLAA